Sequence from the Trachemys scripta elegans isolate TJP31775 chromosome 5, CAS_Tse_1.0, whole genome shotgun sequence genome:
ACCTGCCCAAACCCCGTCACCCCCGCCTCAAGAAAATACAATCTCTCCACCCTGCTAAGAGAACAGGTTTAGTAGCTGACCACCACAATCTGACTTCTGTGAGAAAAAGGGAAATGAGCCACTAAGTTATTTCACtgtttgtgtgtgcacagtggTTCCACTGACATTGAGGGGCAAAATTAGGACTCTCTGAACAGTTACTTCCACTAAATAAATGATGCTCATGATCACAGGCTGTCTCTCACATCCTGCAGTGGCTTTCTCTGGTTCTGGTCTAAGAGGGCTTTCACTTAAAAAAGTTCATTGGAATGTCATACATCCAACAGCACACAAAGGAAACAAGTGgcagaaaaaaaatttaaatacatagATTGTTCAGACCCAAAAGCCTCAactgaaatcatgagatttgtgcTTGAATCAGAGGATTGACAGCCCTGTGTTGGCAAAATCCTCAATTATTTAAAGGCagttgaaaaatactttttcccttttgttattGACTGACTGCAGCACCAGAATCACCTGAGGCATTTAATCAGAATAACTTAAGGTCTCTTTCTTCCAAAGCTTCCATGTATTTTGCTACATCATTTGTTTTCCACCCACCTCCTtgaaaatttgaaacaaattgtCATCCCAATTTTCTTCTCCATCATAAGCAACTGAAAGAACCGAGTCAATGTGGTCTAGTGTATAAGAGACCTGACTGGGAATCAGAAGACTTAGGTTCCATTCAAGTCTCTGCTATCATCTTGCAGGTGACATTGGGCAAATCaccaaaaacaaaactgcaaaacaagacactccactgcatacACTTCTCCCCCTGAGGAGAGGATAAGAGAACAAAACATGTGACAGTTGTAATCATATCGCCTAATGCACgactgcaaggtgctcagataatagTGATGAGCgcaatataagaacctatatacaACAGAATTTAACAACTTAATTTCATAGAAGATAGAAATAGAAGGACAAGGACAAATGATTACAGCAATGAGGCTAGATGAATAAAAGGGACAAGATAGAGGTATATAATATAAATGGTAGAGAAAAGGTAAGGGACCTGGTAGAACTAATGGCCACTGGATAGTGTGATTAGATATGTATATAGATAATGAACATCCACAGAACTTTATAAGGAATATAAATCCTCATATTTCAGGGCATATGCCAGCCATTGACTGATGGGGATGAGGAAGGAAATTTCCCCTGGAGTCAGGCTGTTCCACAAGCAGCCACTCTGGGATTCTTACACTGTTTTCCTTTGAAGTGTAGAGTACTAGCTACTATCatagacaggatactgcactGGATGGGCAGGTGGCTTGATTGAGTGTTTTATTCCTTACTACTGTGTTTCCCTCTCTATAAAACGAGGATAACATTCATCTAGGTTTTATAAAGCATTTGGAGAGCTAAAGATGAAAGTGGTGTAAGAAAGGAGATATTTccttattattttttatgtttctaATCCAGAGAAAAAAGTGCCCAGAGAGGTGGTAGAGGAGGCAGTGTGGGGAAGGAGTACTAACTAATCTATACTTTTCACAACCTCCTGCAGAGAACCTAAGGGAATTTAATTATTCCTTCAGCCACTCCTAGTTCTCACATTATGATCAAGCCCCACTTGTCCCTGCATTATGTCCTTATTATTCACCCTCGTGTTTCCACTAGCACTCTAACCCACTCTTTTCCATCTTCCCTTGCCTCATCTACTGCCCCACAGACCAGGTCCTCCAAAACACCTTTGCGATTCATTTATGTATAACAGACCCTCAAGGTGTGCACATGACTAACCAAAGTAACCACGCTCTCCTTCTTGTAACATTTGTTGTCCCCAATCTCCTCTCAGTTTTATCATTCATGTCTGAGTTTAGGAACACGAACTGTCTTATCAGTCTGTAAAAGTGCTTAGTAATACTTTGGGCACTACATAAAACAGTAAATAATAACGGCTGTGCTACCACTTAATGCTGCTACTCAAAAGTGTTCCGTTCAATGGAATCAATGCGACATCAGCTGTACTCTGCAACCACAGGATTTTACACAGCATATGTCCATCAGCAGTCattaaaaaatagattaaaaaataaattaccaattacacctctaccctgatataatgctgtcctcgggagccaaaaaatcgtaccgcgttgtaggtgaaaccgcgttatatcaaacttgctttgatctgccggagcacacagccccaccccccaccccgttgcactgctttaccgcgttatatccaaattcgtgttatatcgggtcgcgttatatcggggtagaagtgtattctGGCAACCTGCCTCACAACACTATGTATACAGGAGCAGAGTTCTTCCATTGAAAGTGTAAGGGAGCTCCAAACCACCTGACTGTGTCACTGTCCTCTTAGCTTGGTGATTGGAGTATATCAAACAAGCAGGTAAGTAGTTGGACAGACAGAGGGGAAATAAGTtatcttgtttcttttcttttttttttttaagaaaaacaaacagaccaAAATCAATTAAATTTCATTTCTATATTTCAGTAAAACCTACTTGAATACACTTTGAAACAAGAGTACAACAAAATAGAATATACTTCAAATGTTGAATATACAAACTATTATAGTTCATTCTGAACACTGGTACTTCCCTCTTAACTTCAACTAAGAAACTGTACAGGTTTAGAACTACCTGACAAAAATTCATGCTGAGCGTGACCTTTCAAGTGACAGAGTGGAGCTGAAACTGAAATGTATGCACAGATGTCAAGGCTAAGTGAGTGACACAGGCATGTTACAGCAAAAGGCCAAAAGCCTGCTGCTATTTTGTCCACAATTAAGAAATTTAGACAGACTTTAACTACCATACAAAATATGTTACATGTAATTCTATAACAATACTGTGCTAGgtacaagatttttaaaaaatttgttttaataaaaaagctTTACACAAACAAGCCATTAGCTTATTTCAAGAAAGATAACTGAAAATCAGtctaaggctttcattttaaatctgCTTAAGCTATATGATACAAAATCCCTCTAGGTCTCTTTGTCTTCTTTTAGAAGCTCTTAATCCTCTCCTTTAATTCACATTCTAGTATACCTAGTAGCAGAGTTTTTCACATAGCACCAGTTGAGTACTGTGCGCACACAGTAGTAATTGCTGGTATGCATACAAAAATGCATCAGATTTGCCATTTGTAACAATGAAACTCCTCTCCCCCTGAAAATTAAACCAAGACAAGCCTCTCACAGAACTCATTTTAGTGTTCCAGGTCTTAGTGTAACTTGATATCGTAGTGAACTGTTTGGTCCCTTTCAGTCCAGTCCCTATAATTTTCCATCTTCATAGGTTCAGTTGTTTCCCAACTGAAAGAGGCAGTTTTCTGTCAGCATATGAATGTGTggttcaactcccactgaaacatgggacagttagttaatTTCCAGTAAGTCTCTGATATACGCATGTATGTTTACGTTTTTAAACTCTCATTTTTGACTTCTTGATCATGTCcattccctcaccccaccccaccccaccccaccccaagtctGTCAGAATGCTCAATCAATAAAAGTCAGAAAAATCCATGTTGGTAACTGCCTATTCTTCATTTCTCACATGTTACTATTCCTTCTGTTTTCATTGTTAGAGGAAGGGCAATGGCTGAGGGCGTACTAACTACTACAACATGCGTCACAGTCTTGCTTCCATCTGCTGGCTTTTCTTCTTGTACAAGTTGCAGTGTTTTCATTTCACGTTCCTGTTTTAAAGCCACTGTATCTGGTTTCACCTCTGGCCCTTTTATGACTGCACTAATAACTCTGGGAGGAGTCTGACCAGATGCCTGCTGGGCAGGCATTGATAGTCTCATTACTGGTGTCCCATGAGCTATAGACACAGGGGTAAGTGCTCTCACAGCCAATGGGGTTCCAACTATGTTAATACTTCCTGACCCAGTCAGGCCTGTTTTTGTCTGCAACTGACACTGTGCGAGTTGAGTAGCAGGGATGGTAATGATTTTGGCAGGCTGCATTGTGATTTTATCTCCATTTTCAGCAGATGCTGGCATCACGGTAGGGATTGTCTGGATTACTACCTTTGGGGTCGTTGCTGTTGTTGGACTTGTACTGGTTATTAATGGTGACCCTGCATTTACTGACTGTACTGCCACAGTTGAAATTTTCTGCCCCAGAGATGTCATTACGACAGGCACTTGCATCGCCACACGAACAGTCCTGTTGAAAgattaatatatatgtatatacattcaTTGTGCTGTCAGGTCACCACAAAAATTAAAAGGGATAAAAATCCCAGGACTTACAGGGAGTTGTGCCAAAAGAAAACTGTACCATTTTTGATACACCCAGCAATCAGAAAAAGCATTCACATCCTTTTCTTCAGTTAAATAAATCATCAGATTATTTGACAAATGAGTCTGGTGGCAAGCATACTGATAGCAGCAGCACGATGagtaaggctgtgagtttgtcacggaggtcatggattccgtgactttccatgacttctgcagtggctggtgctggtCCAGGGACTGCCTGAgacaggcagcccctgggccagcagtagcagtttgggtgtgtgggagggggctcagggctagggatTGGGATGGGGGACTCCCCTTCAGCTCCCAGGTGGTGAAGAGGTGGGGGGGCAGGTCTCCATGCCGCATGCTGCCAGCGCCTGCAggccatgtccctgcagctcccattggctgtggttcctggccaatgggagctgcagcagctggagcttgtggcgggagcagcgagcagaggagtccctgccctgaccctgccgcctaggagctgcagggacacagagccgggtagggagccccGCCAACCCCCCTTCACCTCCCAgtaccagcaggggtcctgggccaagcgctgcagcctttcccccttccccccagtaccCATGGGGGTCCTGGCCACACGCTGCGGCCCggcccccttcttccccagcaCCAGTAGGGGTCCCGGCATTTGCTGCAGCctggcccccttctcccccagcaccagcaggggtcccaggtcaTCTCCTCCTGTttaaatcagtggtccccaaattgtggggcGTGCCCCCAAGGCGGTGTGGAGGAACATGGGGGGGGCGCACAGCGGGgccccatggggggcagggagggagtgccactcagctctgctctgcccccagctcctttccggccccacccccagcggcAATCTGTCTCCCAGCACAGTGATGGCTCCAATCCTGGGCCCgttcctagctcccagcccctgacCACGGCCCTGGTGGGGGGGCGGATGCGGACAGGTTCCATTATTGgtaaggggaggtgggggggaagggagtgatggaaaaagtttggggacagCTGGTTTAAATAGTAAGGCCAAAGCTTTCTAAATTAAGAGAGTCTAAAGTTTGgctcctaaataagtggtctgatttttcatGTGCTGAGTACTTAGCAGGTGAGTCTCACTGACTTGCTGGCTGCTCAGCCCTTTTAaagaatcaggccacttatttaggagtctaaatatggACCTTGGGAGCCACaaactcctatttttgaaaatcttagccaaaGGGCTTAATGACTGTAAAGCAGTTTACAACCGGCTACGCTGGGCTCTCATTACCACAAGTATGTTTTAGCAAGGTGGTTGACACCAGGTTATCTGTAGGCACTACATTACAACAACTCAGCTTCCTGACTGAAGGGTTCAGCAGATGACAAACAGTGTGGCACGAACCTGGGAGCTGCTGTTGCTGGAAcagtggtagtggtggtgggaaGACGAGATGACGTATCATGCCCTGGAGAGGCAATATTCACAACTCGGGTGACTGCCTTCTCTGCTCTTGTACAATTTAACGGAGAAGAATTTTTTCCACCACGTGCAGATGCTGCTGCTTTCAAGAGGCTTTCTGCAGACAATGACACTCGTTCCAATGACTTTTCATCTGTAGGCATTGATAAATCTTCATTGCAGGATTCACTTTTGTCATCATCTATGACCACTATGTTTTTTGGCATCTCCTTAAACTGATATACCAGCCTTTGCCCCTCAACCTTTGCGAGAATTCCCCTTTGATAGTAATATCTGCAAGGAAAAGTACAATTATGAAGTAAACAACACAGATGGATGTACACAGGGACTCAACATTTCAAACTTGCTTGTTAACATAGACCAAAAACACACTAATTTCTACTATATATTTTTCTATAATAGGAAAAAAAGCTATCAAACATACTGGCTAAGCTTAACTATTCAAGGACCATGGCTTAAAAGTTTGGgttatgttctttttttaaatcatgtttatacaaaatatttaaaaaataaaatatattcactGGGAATAtgaaaaagcaatgaaaatgGCAGAGATTATGATTTATAGTATACAGTTGCATTTTAACAATTGTAAAGAGTTAAAATCTAGTAGCTATAGAAAAATGTAGGTCAGATGTTTATGATCATacctttttgggggggttttaaGTCTCCAATTTAAAATGACTAATTATACAACTGCAGACTATTTTGTAATTAAAGGAAAGCCCCAATATTCTTCCCCTTCATTTACCTCAGGGCCCTTCCCATCGTCTCATAGTTCATGTCAGGTTTGTTCTTGTGCTTTCCCCATAGCTTGGAGACCGCTTTGGAGTCCACAAGTTTAAAGATCCCCTTCTCTCGCTGAGTCCACTTAATGTATCGAGGACAAGTATTTTTGTCCTGAAGAAGATCCAGAAGGAACTCCCACAAATATGTTGTATTTCCTACAAAAACAGAAAGCATATGAACATTAGACAACTTAAAGGTATTAAAAACCTCTCCATATATAGACATACAAAAGTGCACTTAGACAACTATCTGATATAGGAACTTTGAATGACTACATTGCATACCATCCTCTGCCTACCCTTCACTTGTAATGTGTATGTATTTGTTCACTCTGAtaaatttaggaaagatttcCTAAATATTTACATTCTGAAACTCAAAGGGGTTAGCACTAGAACTGTGCTATGCCACAT
This genomic interval carries:
- the ELF2 gene encoding ETS-related transcription factor Elf-2 isoform X1, with translation MTSAVVDSGGSGLEFDNSGVENQEENKPVSEYPAVIVEPVPSARLEQGYAAQVLVYDDETYLMQDVAEEQEIETETVETVEASVHGSNVHCTDKTIEAAEALLHMESPTCLRDARSPVEVFVPPCVSTPEFIHAAMRPDVITETVVEVSTEESEPMDMSPVPTSPDIREPMKKKKAGRKPKTQQSAISNGSPDLGIKKKPREGKGNTTYLWEFLLDLLQDKNTCPRYIKWTQREKGIFKLVDSKAVSKLWGKHKNKPDMNYETMGRALRYYYQRGILAKVEGQRLVYQFKEMPKNIVVIDDDKSESCNEDLSMPTDEKSLERVSLSAESLLKAAASARGGKNSSPLNCTRAEKAVTRVVNIASPGHDTSSRLPTTTTTVPATAAPRTVRVAMQVPVVMTSLGQKISTVAVQSVNAGSPLITSTSPTTATTPKVVIQTIPTVMPASAENGDKITMQPAKIITIPATQLAQCQLQTKTGLTGSGSINIVGTPLAVRALTPVSIAHGTPVMRLSMPAQQASGQTPPRVISAVIKGPEVKPDTVALKQEREMKTLQLVQEEKPADGSKTVTHVVVVSTPSAIALPLTMKTEGIVTCEK
- the ELF2 gene encoding ETS-related transcription factor Elf-2 isoform X2, producing the protein MATSLHEGPTNQLDLLIRAVEASVHGSNVHCTDKTIEAAEALLHMESPTCLRDARSPVEVFVPPCVSTPEFIHAAMRPDVITETVVEVSTEESEPMDMSPVPTSPDIREPMKKKKAGRKPKTQQSAISNGSPDLGIKKKPREGKGNTTYLWEFLLDLLQDKNTCPRYIKWTQREKGIFKLVDSKAVSKLWGKHKNKPDMNYETMGRALRYYYQRGILAKVEGQRLVYQFKEMPKNIVVIDDDKSESCNEDLSMPTDEKSLERVSLSAESLLKAAASARGGKNSSPLNCTRAEKAVTRVVNIASPGHDTSSRLPTTTTTVPATAAPRTVRVAMQVPVVMTSLGQKISTVAVQSVNAGSPLITSTSPTTATTPKVVIQTIPTVMPASAENGDKITMQPAKIITIPATQLAQCQLQTKTGLTGSGSINIVGTPLAVRALTPVSIAHGTPVMRLSMPAQQASGQTPPRVISAVIKGPEVKPDTVALKQEREMKTLQLVQEEKPADGSKTVTHVVVVSTPSAIALPLTMKTEGIVTCEK